A part of Cottoperca gobio chromosome 4, fCotGob3.1, whole genome shotgun sequence genomic DNA contains:
- the arhgap45b gene encoding rho GTPase-activating protein 45 isoform X2, with product MCDSSSSSRRKTDRLLPWLKVCRDDTEHPLSASSRAHKWRVGGWVGGLYVKLKEVGMDGKGTLKMFARKKRELIKTPSISKKSRAGSPGAHSSAPSSLSILQEQTRRDAGDVTLSSPSSSSSTLTPTSAGFPDSSLSCPGTPSTQHGKLAAMQGVGCPSPVSTLKRPTALSRHASAAGFPLQSWVFTKGQGKGALTPPPPSDGPESTAIEVEDIPALLRDVARFAEAVEKLKDVVLAEVHFDKGPTQRGHDVSTKGKESQRPVAHECLGEVLRVLRQVINTYPLLNTVEILTAAGKLISKVKGFHYEACNEADKKDFEKAIETIAVAFSSNVSELLMGEVDSSTLLSLLPTEKSRSMENLYAASGQGADGGHFRSDLHYMGRCEEVDVILQQSEGGVDSALLYAKTISKYMKDLMSYVEKRTSLEMEFSKGLQRLYHSCKHSITHPQMPLFSIYSLALEQDQEQSVGLQQANTTLHTQTFIQPLMQRKQEHEKRRKEIKEHWIRSKRKLMECEANLRKAKQAYMVRCEEYDKAKTAACRAEEEGGGSTAKSVEKKKRLEEETRNKSDEAEATYRTCIADATTQQLELEHTKVTVLRQLQDVIKQSDQTLRSATISYYQLMHMQTVALPVHYQTLCESSKLYDPGQQYAAHVRDLQLPEQPTVLYTFENYCPSSSSSHYGHRPRNDSFNTDSPATSVDTAAGDTEAQRKRLGHKSWGSTVSDDSVVGEGGLESPTASSSDISKIARTSSTGTMSSNEDADEKNGNVTSFEAPNMNGMDPDVVVSTRPFRNIGLSKAAQTHRLRKLRTPAKCRECDSYVYFQGAECEECFLACHKRCLEILAIQCGHKKLQGRLQLFGRDFSQVAGCASDGIPFIITKCIAEIERRALKMKGIYRVNGVKTRVEKLCQAFENGKELVELSQCSPHDISNVLKLYLRQLPEPILLFRLYNSLMGLAKESLQGEADTPEGEEVESNSINPAVGKGPQLVDLGPDTDPEVLVLVDKLKKLLKELPKAHIATLRYITRHLRRIAELEEDNKMSPSNLGIVFGPSLMRPRPTGATISLSSLVDYPHQARIVESLIVFYSSIFQSKTTQTDKTSRSTSTSTQQGVIADEKIGSSADGEEDEGQEEQNKPESDKMEEGCGSSLGSLGSSEQLLDSDSEQDESGQRTTHSQSLVKQESVDDDDQLSYRDSLDLSSQSATQTDPDQDQEQDQDQEQDQDDNPDRAEPPALPDSGPPDEDTGAEEDLSVSLADLNVNQSNNNNNHPCSPILSLSGLPLARLCGKKLPLTKNRDSEPEFV from the exons ATGTGtgacagcagcagtagcagcaggaggaagacagacagactgttaCCGTGGCTGAAGGTCTGCCGGGATGACACCGAGCACCCGCTGAGCGCGAGCAGCAGAGCGCACAAGTGGCGAGTcggggggtgggtggggggttTGTACGTGAAACTAAAAGAAGTCGGGATGGACGGCAAAGGCACGCTGAAGATGTTCGCCAGGAAGAAACGGGAACTGATAAAGACGCCATCTATCTCGAAGAAGAGCCGAGCAGGAAGCCCCGGGGCGCACAGCAGCGCACCCTCGTCT CTGTCAATCCTCCAGGAGCAGACTCGCAGAGATGCAGGCGATGTCACCCTCTCCTcaccctcatcctcctcttcaacTCTCACACCAACCTCTGCCGGGTTCCCGGACTCCTCCCTGTCCTGCCCGGGAACCCCCAGCACCCAGCACGGCAAGCTGGCGGCGATGCAAGGGGTGGGCTGCCCGTCTCCTGTGTCCACCCTGAAGAGGCCGACTGCACTGAGCAGACACGCCAGCGCTGCAG GTTTCCCGCTCCAGTCGTGGGTGTTCACTAAAGGCCAGGGGAAAGGGGCCTTGACCCCCCCTCCTCCGTCTGACGGTCCAGAGAGCACAGCCATTGAGGTGGAGGACATCCCGGCCCTGCTGAGGGACGTGGCACGCTTTGCAGAGGCTGTGGAGAAACTGAAGGATGTTGTGCTGGCTGAAG TCCATTTTGACAAGGGGCCTACACAAAGAGGACATGACGTATCCACAAAAG GTAAGGAGAGTCAGCGGCCCGTTGCTCACGAGTGTTTGGGGGAGGTCCTACGGGTCCTGCGTCAGGTCATCAACACCTACCCTCTGCTCAACACCGTGGAGATCCTCACTGCTGCCGGCAAGCTCATTtccaaggtcaaag GTTTCCACTATGAGGCTTGTAACGAGGCGGATAAAAAGGACTTCGAAAAGGCGATTGAAACCATTGCAGTTGCTTTTAGCAGCAA TGTGTCTGAGCTGCTGATGGGAGAGGTGGACAGCAGCACGTTGCTCTCCCTGCTGCCCACTGAGAAGAGCAGG TCGATGGAGAACTTGTACGCTGCGTCAGGCCAGGGAGCGGACGGGGGACACTTCAGGAGCGACCTGCATTACATGG GCAGATGTGAGGAGGTGGATGTGATCCTCCAGCAAAGCGAGGGAGGCGTGGACTCCGCTCTGCTCTACGCCAAAACCATTTCCAAGTACATGAAGGACCTGATGAGCTACGTGGAGAAGAGAACTTCACTGG AGATGGAGTTCTCCAAAGGCCTGCAGAGATTGTACCATTCCTGTAAACACAGCATAACGCAT CCCCAAATGCCCCTCTTCTCCATCTACTCTCTGGCTCTGGAGCAGGACCAGGAGCAGAGTGTCGGGCTGCAGCAGGCCAACACCACCCTGCACACGCAGACCTTCATCCAG CCTCTGATGCAGCGTAAACAGGAGCATGAAAAGAGACGGAAGGAGATCAAGGAACACTGGATTCGGTCTAAGAGAAAACTG atGGAGTGTGAGGCAAACCTGCGTAAAGCTAAGCAAGCCTACATGGTCCGCTGCGAGGAGTACGACAAAGCCAAAACGGCAGCGTGTCGCgctgaggaagagggaggaggatcTACGGCAAAGtctgtggagaagaagaaacgaTTAGAGGAGGAGACTCGCAACAAG TCAGACGAGGCGGAGGCCACCTACCGGACATGTATAGCAGATGCCACCACTCagcagctggagctggagcacACAAAGGTCACAGTGCTGAGACAACTGCAGGACGTCATCAAACAGAGCGACCAGACGCTTCGCTCG GCGACCATCTCATACTACCAGCTCATGCACATGCAGACAGTAGCCCTGCCGGTCCACTACCAGACTCTGTGTGAGAGCAGTAAGCTGTACGACCCGGGCCAGCAGTACGCCGCACACGTGCGAGACCTGCAGCTGCCAGAGCAGCCGACTGTTCTCTACACGTTTGAGAACTACTGTCCCTCCAGCTCGTCGTCACA CTATGGCCACAGACCAAGGAATGACAGCTTCAACACGGACAGTCCTGCCACCAGTGTGGatacagcagcaggagacacCGAGGCTCAGCGCAAGA GGCTGGGCCACAAGTCGTGGGGTTCAACAGTGAGCGATGACAGTGTTGTGGGAGAGGGAGGCCTAGAGTCTCCTACTGCCAGCTCAA GTGACATCAGCAAAATTGCTCGGACATCATCCACTGGGACAATGTCGTCGAATGAGGACGCAGATGAGAAAAACGGGAATGTGACCTCATTTGAAGCTCCAA ACATGAACGGCATGGATCCAGATGTGGTGGTGTCCACCAGACCTTTCCGTAACATCGGCCTGTCCAAAGCAGCCCAGACCCACCGACTGAGGAAGCTACGGACTCCCGCTAAGTGCCGCGAGTGTGACAGCTACGTTTACTTCCAGGGGGCTGAGTGCGAGGAG TGTTTCCTGGCGTGTCACAAGCGCTGTCTGGAGATTCTGGCCATCCAATGCGGCCATAAGAAGCTGCAGGGCCGTCTGCAGCTGTTTGGCAGGGACTTCTCTCAGGTAGCCGGCTGTGCCAGTGACGGCATCCCCTTCATCATCACCAAGTGCATCGCCGAGATAGAAAGACGGGCCCTCAAGATGAAG GGCATCTACAGGGTGAACGGGGTGAAGACTCGTGTCGAGAAGCTGTGTCAGGCCTTTGAGAATGGCAAGGAGCTGGTGGAGCTGTCCCAGTGTTCACCGCACGACATTAGCAACGTCCTCAAGCTTTACCTCAGACAG CTGCCAGAGCCCATCTTGCTGTTCCGCCTGTACAACAGTCTGATGGGTTTGGCGAAGGAGAGTCTGCAGGGAGAGGCCGACACaccagagggagaggaggtcGAGTCCAACAGTATTAACCCAGCAGTGGGCAAAGGGCCGCAGCTGGTGGATCTGGGCCCTGACACTGACCCAGAGGTCCTGGTCCTGGTGGACAAGCTGAAGAAGCTTCTGAAGGAGCTGCCCAAGGCTCACATTGCCACGCTGCGCTACATCACTCGCCACCTCCGGAG GATTGCAGAGCTAGAGGAAGATAACAAGATGAGTCCCAGTAACTTGGGTATCGTGTTTGGTCCCTCCCTGATGCGCCCCCGTCCGACCGGGGCCACAATATCCCTGTCTTCTCTGGTTGATTACCCCCACCAGGCCCGCATCGTGGAGTCCCTCATAGTCTTCTATTCATCCATCTTCCAGTCCAAAACCACTCAGACCGACAAAACCAGTCGCTCTACTTCCACCTCCACTCAGCAG GGAGTTATTGCAGATGAAAAGATTGGGAGCTCTGCtgatggagaggaggatgaaggccAAGAGGAGCAAAATAAACCAGAGTCTGACAAGATGGAGGAGGGATGTG GAAGTTCTTTAGGGTCCCTGGGGTCTAGTGAGCAGCTCCTCGACTCGGACTCTGAGCAGGACGAGAGCGGTCAGAGGACCACACACTCCCAGAGCCTGGTGAAGCAGGAGAGCGTGGACGACGACGACCAGCTCAGCTACAGAGACAGTCTGGACCTGTCCAGCCAGTCTGCAACCCAAACTGACCCGGAC CAGGACCAGGAACAGGACCAGGACCAGGAACAGGACCAGGACGACAACCCCGACAGAGCAGAGCCCCCTGCGCTGCCAGACAGCGGGCCCCCAGATGAAGACACAGGGGCAGAGGAGGACCTGAGCGTCTCTCTGGCCGATCTCAATGTAAACCagtccaacaacaacaacaaccacccATGCTCCCCCATATTAAGCTTGTCGGGGCTTCCATTGGCACGTCTGTGTGGAAAGAAATTACCGCTGACCAAAAACAGGGACAGTGAGCCGGAGTTTGTCTGA
- the arhgap45b gene encoding rho GTPase-activating protein 45 isoform X5 has protein sequence MLKRAGKGSYNPYSTSQRVKKAESKGKDRLDILPSKQNVWLKQLSILQEQTRRDAGDVTLSSPSSSSSTLTPTSAGFPDSSLSCPGTPSTQHGKLAAMQGVGCPSPVSTLKRPTALSRHASAAGFPLQSWVFTKGQGKGALTPPPPSDGPESTAIEVEDIPALLRDVARFAEAVEKLKDVVLAEGKESQRPVAHECLGEVLRVLRQVINTYPLLNTVEILTAAGKLISKVKGFHYEACNEADKKDFEKAIETIAVAFSSNVSELLMGEVDSSTLLSLLPTEKSRSMENLYAASGQGADGGHFRSDLHYMGRCEEVDVILQQSEGGVDSALLYAKTISKYMKDLMSYVEKRTSLEMEFSKGLQRLYHSCKHSITHPQMPLFSIYSLALEQDQEQSVGLQQANTTLHTQTFIQPLMQRKQEHEKRRKEIKEHWIRSKRKLMECEANLRKAKQAYMVRCEEYDKAKTAACRAEEEGGGSTAKSVEKKKRLEEETRNKSDEAEATYRTCIADATTQQLELEHTKVTVLRQLQDVIKQSDQTLRSATISYYQLMHMQTVALPVHYQTLCESSKLYDPGQQYAAHVRDLQLPEQPTVLYTFENYCPSSSSSHYGHRPRNDSFNTDSPATSVDTAAGDTEAQRKRLGHKSWGSTVSDDSVVGEGGLESPTASSSDISKIARTSSTGTMSSNEDADEKNGNVTSFEAPNMNGMDPDVVVSTRPFRNIGLSKAAQTHRLRKLRTPAKCRECDSYVYFQGAECEECFLACHKRCLEILAIQCGHKKLQGRLQLFGRDFSQVAGCASDGIPFIITKCIAEIERRALKMKGIYRVNGVKTRVEKLCQAFENGKELVELSQCSPHDISNVLKLYLRQLPEPILLFRLYNSLMGLAKESLQGEADTPEGEEVESNSINPAVGKGPQLVDLGPDTDPEVLVLVDKLKKLLKELPKAHIATLRYITRHLRRIAELEEDNKMSPSNLGIVFGPSLMRPRPTGATISLSSLVDYPHQARIVESLIVFYSSIFQSKTTQTDKTSRSTSTSTQQGVIADEKIGSSADGEEDEGQEEQNKPESDKMEEGCGSSLGSLGSSEQLLDSDSEQDESGQRTTHSQSLVKQESVDDDDQLSYRDSLDLSSQSATQTDPDPDQDQEQDQDQDQEQDQEQDQDQEQDQDDNPDRAEPPALPDSGPPDEDTGAEEDLSVSLADLNVNQSNNNNNHPCSPILSLSGLPLARLCGKKLPLTKNRDSEPEFV, from the exons ATGCTGAAACGGGCAGGTAAAGGCAGCTACAACCCTTACTCTACGAGTCAGAGAGTTAAGAAAGCTGAGTCGAAAGGCAAGGACAGACTGGACATACTGCCCAGCAAGCAGAACGTATGGCTTAAGCAG CTGTCAATCCTCCAGGAGCAGACTCGCAGAGATGCAGGCGATGTCACCCTCTCCTcaccctcatcctcctcttcaacTCTCACACCAACCTCTGCCGGGTTCCCGGACTCCTCCCTGTCCTGCCCGGGAACCCCCAGCACCCAGCACGGCAAGCTGGCGGCGATGCAAGGGGTGGGCTGCCCGTCTCCTGTGTCCACCCTGAAGAGGCCGACTGCACTGAGCAGACACGCCAGCGCTGCAG GTTTCCCGCTCCAGTCGTGGGTGTTCACTAAAGGCCAGGGGAAAGGGGCCTTGACCCCCCCTCCTCCGTCTGACGGTCCAGAGAGCACAGCCATTGAGGTGGAGGACATCCCGGCCCTGCTGAGGGACGTGGCACGCTTTGCAGAGGCTGTGGAGAAACTGAAGGATGTTGTGCTGGCTGAAG GTAAGGAGAGTCAGCGGCCCGTTGCTCACGAGTGTTTGGGGGAGGTCCTACGGGTCCTGCGTCAGGTCATCAACACCTACCCTCTGCTCAACACCGTGGAGATCCTCACTGCTGCCGGCAAGCTCATTtccaaggtcaaag GTTTCCACTATGAGGCTTGTAACGAGGCGGATAAAAAGGACTTCGAAAAGGCGATTGAAACCATTGCAGTTGCTTTTAGCAGCAA TGTGTCTGAGCTGCTGATGGGAGAGGTGGACAGCAGCACGTTGCTCTCCCTGCTGCCCACTGAGAAGAGCAGG TCGATGGAGAACTTGTACGCTGCGTCAGGCCAGGGAGCGGACGGGGGACACTTCAGGAGCGACCTGCATTACATGG GCAGATGTGAGGAGGTGGATGTGATCCTCCAGCAAAGCGAGGGAGGCGTGGACTCCGCTCTGCTCTACGCCAAAACCATTTCCAAGTACATGAAGGACCTGATGAGCTACGTGGAGAAGAGAACTTCACTGG AGATGGAGTTCTCCAAAGGCCTGCAGAGATTGTACCATTCCTGTAAACACAGCATAACGCAT CCCCAAATGCCCCTCTTCTCCATCTACTCTCTGGCTCTGGAGCAGGACCAGGAGCAGAGTGTCGGGCTGCAGCAGGCCAACACCACCCTGCACACGCAGACCTTCATCCAG CCTCTGATGCAGCGTAAACAGGAGCATGAAAAGAGACGGAAGGAGATCAAGGAACACTGGATTCGGTCTAAGAGAAAACTG atGGAGTGTGAGGCAAACCTGCGTAAAGCTAAGCAAGCCTACATGGTCCGCTGCGAGGAGTACGACAAAGCCAAAACGGCAGCGTGTCGCgctgaggaagagggaggaggatcTACGGCAAAGtctgtggagaagaagaaacgaTTAGAGGAGGAGACTCGCAACAAG TCAGACGAGGCGGAGGCCACCTACCGGACATGTATAGCAGATGCCACCACTCagcagctggagctggagcacACAAAGGTCACAGTGCTGAGACAACTGCAGGACGTCATCAAACAGAGCGACCAGACGCTTCGCTCG GCGACCATCTCATACTACCAGCTCATGCACATGCAGACAGTAGCCCTGCCGGTCCACTACCAGACTCTGTGTGAGAGCAGTAAGCTGTACGACCCGGGCCAGCAGTACGCCGCACACGTGCGAGACCTGCAGCTGCCAGAGCAGCCGACTGTTCTCTACACGTTTGAGAACTACTGTCCCTCCAGCTCGTCGTCACA CTATGGCCACAGACCAAGGAATGACAGCTTCAACACGGACAGTCCTGCCACCAGTGTGGatacagcagcaggagacacCGAGGCTCAGCGCAAGA GGCTGGGCCACAAGTCGTGGGGTTCAACAGTGAGCGATGACAGTGTTGTGGGAGAGGGAGGCCTAGAGTCTCCTACTGCCAGCTCAA GTGACATCAGCAAAATTGCTCGGACATCATCCACTGGGACAATGTCGTCGAATGAGGACGCAGATGAGAAAAACGGGAATGTGACCTCATTTGAAGCTCCAA ACATGAACGGCATGGATCCAGATGTGGTGGTGTCCACCAGACCTTTCCGTAACATCGGCCTGTCCAAAGCAGCCCAGACCCACCGACTGAGGAAGCTACGGACTCCCGCTAAGTGCCGCGAGTGTGACAGCTACGTTTACTTCCAGGGGGCTGAGTGCGAGGAG TGTTTCCTGGCGTGTCACAAGCGCTGTCTGGAGATTCTGGCCATCCAATGCGGCCATAAGAAGCTGCAGGGCCGTCTGCAGCTGTTTGGCAGGGACTTCTCTCAGGTAGCCGGCTGTGCCAGTGACGGCATCCCCTTCATCATCACCAAGTGCATCGCCGAGATAGAAAGACGGGCCCTCAAGATGAAG GGCATCTACAGGGTGAACGGGGTGAAGACTCGTGTCGAGAAGCTGTGTCAGGCCTTTGAGAATGGCAAGGAGCTGGTGGAGCTGTCCCAGTGTTCACCGCACGACATTAGCAACGTCCTCAAGCTTTACCTCAGACAG CTGCCAGAGCCCATCTTGCTGTTCCGCCTGTACAACAGTCTGATGGGTTTGGCGAAGGAGAGTCTGCAGGGAGAGGCCGACACaccagagggagaggaggtcGAGTCCAACAGTATTAACCCAGCAGTGGGCAAAGGGCCGCAGCTGGTGGATCTGGGCCCTGACACTGACCCAGAGGTCCTGGTCCTGGTGGACAAGCTGAAGAAGCTTCTGAAGGAGCTGCCCAAGGCTCACATTGCCACGCTGCGCTACATCACTCGCCACCTCCGGAG GATTGCAGAGCTAGAGGAAGATAACAAGATGAGTCCCAGTAACTTGGGTATCGTGTTTGGTCCCTCCCTGATGCGCCCCCGTCCGACCGGGGCCACAATATCCCTGTCTTCTCTGGTTGATTACCCCCACCAGGCCCGCATCGTGGAGTCCCTCATAGTCTTCTATTCATCCATCTTCCAGTCCAAAACCACTCAGACCGACAAAACCAGTCGCTCTACTTCCACCTCCACTCAGCAG GGAGTTATTGCAGATGAAAAGATTGGGAGCTCTGCtgatggagaggaggatgaaggccAAGAGGAGCAAAATAAACCAGAGTCTGACAAGATGGAGGAGGGATGTG GAAGTTCTTTAGGGTCCCTGGGGTCTAGTGAGCAGCTCCTCGACTCGGACTCTGAGCAGGACGAGAGCGGTCAGAGGACCACACACTCCCAGAGCCTGGTGAAGCAGGAGAGCGTGGACGACGACGACCAGCTCAGCTACAGAGACAGTCTGGACCTGTCCAGCCAGTCTGCAACCCAAACTGACCCGGACCCAGACCAGGACCAGGAAcaggaccaggaccaggaccaggaACAGGACCAGGAACAGGACCAGGACCAGGAACAGGACCAGGACGACAACCCCGACAGAGCAGAGCCCCCTGCGCTGCCAGACAGCGGGCCCCCAGATGAAGACACAGGGGCAGAGGAGGACCTGAGCGTCTCTCTGGCCGATCTCAATGTAAACCagtccaacaacaacaacaaccacccATGCTCCCCCATATTAAGCTTGTCGGGGCTTCCATTGGCACGTCTGTGTGGAAAGAAATTACCGCTGACCAAAAACAGGGACAGTGAGCCGGAGTTTGTCTGA